Proteins co-encoded in one Capsicum annuum cultivar UCD-10X-F1 chromosome 9, UCD10Xv1.1, whole genome shotgun sequence genomic window:
- the LOC107841007 gene encoding uncharacterized protein LOC107841007 isoform X1 codes for MMGYSTSQKGYLLLDLDSNRLFVSRDVSLQEHVFPFANRKDKDDADGFLQLHDYHSEIEPDEIEDHVIIPSADTDGSPQGGLEPEHLAEVLPHQESNNDAPVTTEIRDMQHPLRRTLRVTKEPIWLKDYTTAGRRKGTRYPISHHLYYDNTSLAYQCYVDCFSALVEPQNFSEAAGDERWTQAMKLEIQALENNNTWELVDLPPGKNVIGSKWVYKIKYKANGDVEIFKFRLVAKGYSQQEGLDYHDTFSPVAKMVTVRCVVALAMSKGWYLYQMDVYNAFLQGDLDEEVYMHLPEGLQQKGQHKVCRLL; via the coding sequence ATGATGGGATACTCTACTTCACAGAAAGGATATTTGTTACTGGATTTAGATAGCAACAGATTGTTTGTTAGTAGAGATGTTTCATTACAAGAGCATGTGTTTCCATTTGCCAACAGGAAAGATAAAGATGATGCAGATGGCTTTCTACAGCTGCATGACTACCACAGTGAGATAGAACCTGATGAGATTGAAGATCATGTAATCATCCCTTCTGCAGACACAGATGGATCACCACAAGGTGGATTAGAACCTGAACACCTGGCTGAAGTTCTACCACATCAAGAGTCAAATAATGATGCACCAGTCACTACAGAGATAAGAGATATGCAACATCCACTTAGAAGAACTCTAAGAGTAACTAAAGAGCCTATTTGGTTGAAGGACTATACTACAGCAGGAAGAAGGAAGGGTACCAGATACCCAATTTCTCATCATCTATATTATGATAATACTTCACTTGCATACCAATGCTATGTTGATTGTTTTTCTGCTTTGGTGGAACCACAAAACTTTAGTGAAGCAGCTGGAGATGAAAGATGGACTCAAGCCATGAAGTTGGAAATACAAGCTCTTGAAAACAATAATACATGGGAATTGGTGGATTTACCACCAGGTAAGAATGTTATAGGTTCAAAATGGGTATATAAAATCAAGTACAAGGCAAATGGAGATGTTGAAATATTCAAGTTTAGACTAGTAGCCAAAGGATATAGCCAGCAGGAGGGGTTGGACTATCATGATACTTTTTCACCTGTTGCCAAAATGGTAACTGTCAGGTGTGTTGTTGCTCTAGCAATGTCAAAGGGATGGTATTTGTACCAGATGGATGTGTATAATGCTTTTTTACAAGGTGACCTAGATGAGGAAGTATACATGCACCTACCTGAAGGTTTACAGCAGAAAGGACAACATAAGGTTTGTAGGTTACTGTAA
- the LOC107841147 gene encoding heme oxygenase 1, chloroplastic-like, with the protein MHAEFRNTGLERSEVLAKDLEWFRKQGHAIPEPSTPGVSYAHYLEELSEKDPQAFICHFYNTYFAHSAGGLMIGRKVAEKILDKKELEFYKWDGDLSQLLHNVRDKLNKVTENWTREEKNHCLEEKEKSFKFSGAILRLVFS; encoded by the exons ATGC ATGCTGAGTTCAGGAACACAGGATTAGAAAGGTCCGAGGTCTTAGCAAAGGATTTGGAATGGTTTAGGAAGCaag GTCATGCCATCCCGGAACCGTCTACTCCTGGTGTCAGCTATGCTCATTATTTAGAGGAGCTATCAGAAAAGGATCCTCAAGCATTTATTTGCCATTTTTACAACACCTACTTTGCGCATTCAGCTGGAGGTCTTATGATAGGGAGAAAG GTAGCTGAAAAGATACTCGACAAGAAAGAGCTGGAATTCTACAAATGGGACGGCGACCTTTCTCAGCTGCTGCACAATGTTAGAGATaagctgaacaaagtcacagaA AACTGGACCAGAGAGGAGAAGAACCATTGTCTGGAAGAGAAGGAGAAGTCATTCAAGTTCTCCGGGGCCATCCTCCGATTGGTATTCTCTTGA
- the LOC107841007 gene encoding uncharacterized protein LOC107841007 isoform X2, whose amino-acid sequence MIDSFPLQILSLIWLRYLSLFSYGKLDIPPEICRLWNLQTFIVQGMLTFKRKAMYGSVKVTFPEEIWGLMQLRHLKQPEFYLPNPPSVSADKGSHMGFSNIQTVSYLCSDCYTKEVILGIQNAKELGIIGNVIDSMSIRDFGLHNNLVYLQQLETLSFSCCQNRVLPASAKAFPATLKKLKLDGTFLNWSYLDIIAELPNLEVLKLMDDACDGDEWHQNVKGFTLLKLLLIEDNHLKYWKATDDNFPVLERLMIRSCKDLKEIPIEFAEIHTTAD is encoded by the coding sequence ATGATTGATAGTTTCCCTTTACAGATACTAAGCCTCATCTGGTTGAGGTACCTATCTTTGTTCAGCTATGGGAAGTTAGACATACCTCCAGAAATTTGCAGGTTATGGAATCTGCAGACCTTCATTGTTCAAGGGATGCTGACATTCAAGCGAAAAGCCATGTATGGATCAGTTAAAGTAACTTTTCCTGAGGAAATTTGGGGACTAATGCAATTAAGGCATCTCAAACAGCCCGAATTTTATCTGCCAAATCCCCCAAGCGTATCTGCTGACAAAGGGAGTCACATGGGTTTCTCAAACATACAAACTGTTTCTTACTTGTGTTCGGATTGTTACACGAAGGAGGTTATTTTGGGGATTCAGAATGCAAAAGAATTAGGAATCATTGGAAATGTTATTGACTCTATGAGTATTCGGGACTTTGGGCTTCACAACAATCTTGTTTATCTGCAGCAACTTGAAACATTGAGTTTTTCATGTTGTCAAAATAGAGTTTTGCCAGCAAGTGCAAAAGCATTTCCAGCAACGCTCAAGAAGCTAAAGTTGGACGGAACGTTTCTAAATTGGTCGTACTTGGACATCATAGCTGAATTACCTAACCTTGAGGTGCTGAAGCTGATGGATGATGCTTGTGATGGCGATGAATGGCATCAAAATGTTAAGGGATTTACTCTATTGAAGCTTTTGTTAATTGAAGATAATCATCTCAAGTACTGGAAAGCCACAGATGACAACTTTCCTGTCCTTGAGCGCCTCATGATTAGAAGTTGCAAAGACTTGAAAGAGATACCCATTGAGTTTGCAGAAATACACACTACAGCTGATTGA